Genomic segment of bacterium:
GCTCCTCCGCTTCCCGGGAGCCCTGGATCATGCCGCAGTCGATCGTCCAGGTAGTCCCCTGATGCTGTCCAAGGTGCATGCTGCCGGTGACATGGTGAAGGGCACCGAAGAACGTCAGGCTGGAAGGGTGAGTGACAGGCATGTTCAGGCGTGACCCCCGGTGGGTGGCGGAATAAGAGGTGGGATATCGCTGCCGATGCGCCTGGCTGCGGGAAACTCGGGCAAGCCCTCGCCCCATTCCGGGACACAGAGCACCGGGCAGGGGGCTTGACGAATCAGCGCCTGCAACGTGGCATCGAGCGGCTGCCCGCCGAAGGGTGTATCGATGCCGATGCCCGCCCCCGCTACGCCCAGGACCAGCAGCCCCGGCCGCAGTTGCGCGGCATAGTGCAGGAGATCATCAGTGTCGGCATCGGGCAGCAGGGAGAGCTGATAGTCGGTGGCAAAGGGGGCCAGGATGGTTTCCAGGAGCGCGACCACCTGATCCACCTGGGGCTCGGCGACGCAGGCGAGGACCTGCAAGGGGACCTGGAGCGTGGTCGTGAGTTCGGCGGCTTGTGTCAGCCCCCGTTCGCCTGCCGCAGTGAGGTCGTAGAGCCCAACAATCGCCCCGGCCTCCTGCGGAGGGGCATCGGGCATCAGCAGGAGCGGGACCGGGCACCAATGGAGGAGTTCCGCCAGCTCTTCTTCCCAGGCCGCCGCTTCCAGCAAGGGATAGGTCACGACCAGCCAGTCGCCCGACTGCAACTGACTCGCGACCTCGCCCCAGGAGTCGCCATCCCCCAGAGACCAGGAGATGGGAAGTCGGGTTTCCTGCAGCACCTGCAGGAAGACCGGGTCCAGGGCCCGACGCATGGCAGTTTCATCCACCATCTCCCCTTCGCGTCCGGACCAGGGCTGCAAGGCGACAGGAATCTTGCGGGAGGCATCCAGAGTTGCGATGAAACGCAAGGTCGGCCCGAGAGCGACCGGGTCCTGAATCAGGCAGAAAAAGCGCGAGGGCAACACAAACGGCATCGTAGCACCCTGTCCAGGAGGGCCTTACCAGCAGGCGTGGTAAGTCGCGGTGCCATGATCATGCTGATGCAGATCGGCCAGCGCTGCGAGTTGGGCGGCTTGCGGCACCCGGTCAGTCAGGCGGGAAGTGTTGGCCAGCTCCCAGATCGTCAGCGCCATCGTTTCCGTCACCTGCTCCCAGAGGAGCCAGTTGCAGCCATCTTCCTGGAACGTCCCCAGCTGATGCACCGGGTGTTTGCGGTCCCCGCCATTCAGCACCATGACCGCCGGGATCCCGGCACCCCAAAAGGGGACATGGTCGGAGGCGGCAGCGACATCATTCGTCTGAAATGGCAGCTGGTGCAGTCGACGATTCATCTGCTCGGAGACACTCCGCAACTGTGGAGTCCGATCGCTGTTGTGGACCATGAAGGTGTCGCCCTGACCGGTCATGTCGAAATTGAACATCGCCCGGACCCGTGTCAGCGGTAGCGTGGGGTGCTCCACCCAATAGCGGGCTCCCAGGAGCCCCATTTCTTCGCCAGTAAAGAGGATGAAGAGGAGCGAGCGTTTGGGACGTTGCGGGGCGGTGGCAAAGGCCTGGGCCAGCTCCAGCACCGACGCCGTGCCGGAGGCGTTGTCCTCCTGGCCACAAAAGATGAACTCGTCTCCCATCAGTCCGACATGGTCCATATGTCCGCCGATGACTATGACTTCGTTGCGGAGTTTGGGATCGGAGCCTTCCAGGAGCCCGACCACATTACAAGTGGGAGCGGAGAGCTCCATGGTGCCCCGGACCCGCAAATCGACGTCGCTGCCCAGGGGTGCTGAGATGGTCGTTCGTTCCTCGTTCGAGAGCCTGATCAGCGCTGGCAGTTGTAGCCCCGAGAGAGCAAACAGCGCGTGAGCGACCCGGTGATTTCCCTGGATGGCGGGAAAGCCCGGATCCCAGGGGATGTCTCCATTGGAGAAGTACACCGAGCCGATCAGCCCACCAAAAGCCCCATCTGCGGAGACATCGAGCAGGATGAGCCCCGCCGCGCCATGATCACGGGCCGCCCGGACCGTCCAGCCGGTCAAACCCCAGTCCCCATCGACTTTGGGATGTCCACCCCGCAGGGCGACCACGACTTTGTTATGGACATCAACCCCCGCGTATTCATCAAAGCCCTGCTCCGGGGCGGAGATACCCCGTCCGACAAACACCGCTTCTCCCCGGACCTTGCCTGAGCCACCATCGAGACGACTGATGAAATCCGTGCCGAAAGCGAACGACTCCTCATTCACGGTGAGTGACGCTTCGTGAATGACATTGGTCGCCAGATTAAAGTGCTGCAGGTAGGTCCCATCATCGCCCAAAGGTTGCAGGCCAATGGCCGCAAACCGCTCGGCCGCCAGCTGGGCGGTGAGCCACTGTCCTGGCTGACCGGTCATACGACCGGCGAACTCCGGCGAGGATAGTTGGCGGATCAGTGCATAGCCATCGTCGTAGTCGATGGTCGCCAGTGCGTGTTGTCGGAAGCTGGAGGCAGGTGAAGCTGTCGCCGCCGACGTCAGCAGCGTCAGACACAACAGAGAGGGGATGAGCGGGCGCATGGGGTCTCCAGGAGGGGGAGTCGTCGTGTGCAACAGGAGGATAGCAGCAGGAGTTGATCAGCCAGGTATACGAGTATCTCCACGCGCTGTCGCTGTCAGTAGGAACTGAAAACGGTGACAAGCAGACCGATAACCGTCATTGCTCCAAAGTAGATCAGCCCAGCCCACATCAACAATCGGACGAAGAAGAGGAGCCATCGACTCGGGGGAGCTGACTGACGGCCGAGGTAACGCTCCAGGGTTTTCGAAGCGTCGTTAGCAGCAGCTGTGGCGACCAGCAACTCCTCGCCCGCTGACCGGATCAGCGTGACATCTCTGCTGGCAACGGCCGCTTCATACGCGCTCTGGGCCGCCGCTTCCTGCTGGCGTGCCGCTTCAAAAGCGCCGTAAGCTTTCAGGCGAAGCCGCTGAGTCGTCTGGCTGGCGGGGGACCAGGCGTGGGGTGGGGGAGTGCGCTCTGCATAGAAATTCCCTGCCTGATAGCTCGGAGGTCGCTGGAATTCTGCTGACATCAGCCGCTCCTCGTTAACAGGTGCTCGGTACTCCATCTGACACCTGATCACGCCTGACGGTTGCGGGTTTAATCCTCGAACGTCACCAGGACCTGATCGAGATCCACGTTCGCGCCTTCTTCGCACAGGACCTTCTTCACCTTACAGGCCCGGGGGGCGGCTAGCTCGTTTTCCATCTTCATCGCTTCCAGCACGATGCAGAGCTGACCGGGCTCCAGGGATTGCCCCTCTTTCACCTTGATCGCCACGATCTTCCCGGGCATCGGCGCGGCAACCGCATTCCCGGCGGCCTCCTGCGAGAGCCCAACGCCCTTCTTTTTGGTGAGATTTCCCTTGCCGGCGAAGTCGATGTGGACCGGCTGGGGGCGTCCGTTGATCCAGGCCTGGGCAGGGAACCCATCATCACCAGCGTCGAACTGCGCTTCATACGGCACCCCATCCACCAGCAGAGACCGGGGAAAGGAACTCAGCCATTGGTCGCCCTGGACATCGATGCTGACTGTCCGTCCGTTGACCGTGATCTGGCCCGGCACGACTTCATGGGGTTGCGGGGTGATGTCCACCACATAGTCGCTGCCTTCGATGGTGACCGTGATTTTCACGTGCGGACTCCTTCTTGACTCACCGAAGTGGCGCGATTGACTAGCCGAAGTGACGCGCAGCGTCGTGACGGGCCGTCAGACGCCAGTTGCTGGGCTTGCTGCCGGTGGAGTGACGCTGTGTGACCTTGTCCGGGGCGGGCTTCGCCCGGGTGTACAGGAAGACTTCCAGCGCTGCGGCGATGGCGGCCACTTCTTCCTGGGCGCGATAGTCCTTCAGCAGATTGTCGAGGTGCTTGCCGATGTAGTTCGTGTCGTACCGGGCGTAGCGGAAGTCATCGGTGGCGAGGATGGCTTCATGGAAGGCCTCCGTGGTCCGGATGCCCTTGATTTCGAGCTCGCGTAAGGCCTGCAGCATCTTGCGAATCGCGGCATCACGGTCCGGACCATGCACGATGATCTTGGCGATCATGGAGTCGTACTGACGCGGGATCGTGTAGCCAGCGAACGCAGCGGAATCGACCCGTACGCCACCGCCCGCCGGGAAGCGGAGATCTGTGATCAGCCCCGGATTCGGGGTGAAGTTGCGGAAGGGGTCTTCGGCATTGATGCGCACCTCGATGGACCAGCCCTGGATCTGTACCTGCTCCTGGGTGACGGAGAGCGGCGCACCCCCTGCTACCAGGATCATCTCCCGGATGAGGTCCAGGCCGGTGATCATCTCGGTTACGGGATGCTCCACCTGGATCCGGGTGTTCATCTCCATGAAGTAGAAGTTGCGGTGGGTATCGACCAGGAACTCCACGGTCCCTGCGCCGACATAGTTCACCGCTTTGGCGATCTTCACCGCCTCGGCCCCCATCCGTTCCCGCAGGTCAGCATCGAGGAACGGCGATGGCGCTTCTTCAAGGAGCTTCTGATGCCGCCTTTGCAGTGTGCAGTCGCGTTCCCCCAGGTGAATGACATTGCCGTGGGTGTCGCCGAAAATCTGGAACTCGATGTGTCGAGGCTCCTCGATGTACTTCTCCAGATAGACCGACTCATCGCCGAAGGCCGCTTTGGCTTCCGACCGGGCTGCCCGGAAAGCCGCTTCGATCCCCGCGGCATTCTGGATCAGCCGCATGCCGCGTCCGCCGCCGCCCATCGCCGCCTTCAGCATGACCGGGTACCCGAGTCGCTCCGCGACTCGCCCGGCCTGTTCTACCGACTCGATGAAGCCATCTTCGCCTGGCACACAGGGGAGTCCGGCCTTGAGGGCGGTCCGCTTGGCGATGGTCTTGTTCCCCATGTCGCGGATGGCATCGGGCGAGGGGCCAATGTAGGTCAGTCCCGCGGCGATCGCCTTACGGGCGAAGTCAGGGGACTCCGCGAGGAACCCATACCCCGGGTGGACCGAGTCGGCCTGGCTCTTCCGGGCGACCTGGAGGATTTTGTCGATCACCAGGTAGCTCTCGTTTGCCGGGGCCGGGCCGATGCAGTACGCCTGGTCAGCCAGGCGGACATGCAGGGCATCCCGGTCGGCCTCGGAGAAGACCGCGACCGCTTCGATACCGAGTTCGTGACAGGCCCGGATGATGCGAACCGCGATTTCTCCGCGATTCGCCACCAGGACCCGCTTCAGGGGCTTGATGGCAGGCATAAGGTCAGGATTATAGGGAACAGGCGACAGACCGGGCGTCGGGGGAGTTTTCGTGAGTCAACGGAGCTTCTCCAGCCCCTTCCGCCGAGGGGACCCCCCATGGCGTACATTCCTCCCCATGGCGACCGCTCTCCTTCAACAACGCGTCATGCAGCCCTTCGAACTCGCGTCCGAGTTCGCCCCTTCGCCTGCCCAGCTGGAGGCGATCAACGCCATCGCCGGA
This window contains:
- the cfiA gene encoding 2-oxoglutarate carboxylase large subunit; protein product: MKITVTIEGSDYVVDITPQPHEVVPGQITVNGRTVSIDVQGDQWLSSFPRSLLVDGVPYEAQFDAGDDGFPAQAWINGRPQPVHIDFAGKGNLTKKKGVGLSQEAAGNAVAAPMPGKIVAIKVKEGQSLEPGQLCIVLEAMKMENELAAPRACKVKKVLCEEGANVDLDQVLVTFED
- the accC gene encoding Biotin carboxylase gives rise to the protein MPAIKPLKRVLVANRGEIAVRIIRACHELGIEAVAVFSEADRDALHVRLADQAYCIGPAPANESYLVIDKILQVARKSQADSVHPGYGFLAESPDFARKAIAAGLTYIGPSPDAIRDMGNKTIAKRTALKAGLPCVPGEDGFIESVEQAGRVAERLGYPVMLKAAMGGGGRGMRLIQNAAGIEAAFRAARSEAKAAFGDESVYLEKYIEEPRHIEFQIFGDTHGNVIHLGERDCTLQRRHQKLLEEAPSPFLDADLRERMGAEAVKIAKAVNYVGAGTVEFLVDTHRNFYFMEMNTRIQVEHPVTEMITGLDLIREMILVAGGAPLSVTQEQVQIQGWSIEVRINAEDPFRNFTPNPGLITDLRFPAGGGVRVDSAAFAGYTIPRQYDSMIAKIIVHGPDRDAAIRKMLQALRELEIKGIRTTEAFHEAILATDDFRYARYDTNYIGKHLDNLLKDYRAQEEVAAIAAALEVFLYTRAKPAPDKVTQRHSTGSKPSNWRLTARHDAARHFG